GGGCTGAATGGCGGCCAGAAGCAGAGGCCAGAGGTACTTCATGCAGTAACTCTAGCATTTATGGGGGCAGGGTCAATGCGTGAAAATCGTGATATTTGTGATTACATCATACGGCTTTCATCGACCCTGCGGGCTCCTTCCAGCATGATTTCCTGCCAATGGCTCCGGATGGTTTGAATCACGGGGGGGTGCTCTTCGATGAAATTAAATTCGCAGCGGCCCCATGGTAGCATCCGATAAACAGCCGTTTCAGCCTCGGTTTTGTCCTGGGAGGCATGGATCATGACGCCAACATTCAAATAAATTTCGCCGGTTTCATTGCTGGTGAGGTTGGTGATTTCAATTTTACCGGTCCAATTGCTCAAGCAGAGCATTTGAATCAAATCGGGCAGCCGAAGTGTGGAAAGATAGCCCAGAGGCCTCGCAGCTGTTCCAGAGGATGACGCAGCGGATTTTTCCTTAACCTCAGGTGCATGCGGCAAACTTGTAATCTGCCTGGTTTTTTGTGAAATCGTCTCAATCACATCCTGAATTTGATATGGTTTTGCGATAAAAATTGCCAGGTTGGAGTCCCAGTCCAGCCTCATGAGAGCGGGAGAACTGGGCTGGCCAAGGATTACCAGTGGGCGTTGTTTGTGGAGCGCGATGAAATTCCGGTAAAAGGCGATAAAGGAGGGGCCCGGGTGATCCGCATCCATGAGGATGAGATCGAAATCGGGAGGCAAGTCCAAATCGCAGGTTTCAATGGAAACGACTTTCAGGTCAGGTATGGAGCTT
The nucleotide sequence above comes from Candidatus Methylacidiphilales bacterium. Encoded proteins:
- a CDS encoding DUF4388 domain-containing protein; translation: MKIGLAVGSKNACEWFELGLSSIPDLKVVSIETCDLDLPPDFDLILMDADHPGPSFIAFYRNFIALHKQRPLVILGQPSSPALMRLDWDSNLAIFIAKPYQIQDVIETISQKTRQITSLPHAPEVKEKSAASSSGTAARPLGYLSTLRLPDLIQMLCLSNWTGKIEITNLTSNETGEIYLNVGVMIHASQDKTEAETAVYRMLPWGRCEFNFIEEHPPVIQTIRSHWQEIMLEGARRVDESRMM